TCCGCCGTAGCGGCCGCCAGCGTCAGCAAAGTCGCCCTGGCCGCCCTGCCCGAGCCGGTGATCGCCACCACCCCCGCCACCGCCCCGCCGCTGGTGCCGCCCAGCGGCCGCCCCTACAACCCAGTGGTCACCCTCAACGGCTGGACCTGCCCCTGGCGGATGAACGCCGGGGTGAAAGAGTTCCACCTGGTGGCCGAGCCGGTGGTGCGCGAAATCGCCCCCGGCATGCAGGCCACCTTGTGGGGCTACAACGGCCAGTCGCCCGGCCCCACCATCGAGGTGGTGGAAGGCGACCGCGTGCGCATCTTCGTCACCAACCGCCTGCCGGAGCACACCACCATCCACTGGCACGGCCAGCGCCTGCCCAATGGCATGGACGGTGTGGGCGGGCTCACGCAGCCACAGATCCCGGTGGGCAAGACTTTCGTCTATGAATTCGTGGCGCGCCGCCCCGGCACCTTCATGTACCACCCGCACGCCGATGAAATGGTGCAAATGGCCATGGGCATGATGGGCTTCTGGGTGACGCACCCCAGGCTTAAAACCCCCGCCATTGCCGAAGTCCAGCGCGACTTCTGCTTTTTGCTCAATGCCTACGACATCAGCCCCGGCAGCACCACGCCCCGGCCCAACACCATGCTGGACCAGAACCTGTGGACCTGGAACAGCCGGGCCTTCCCCGGCATTGACACGCTCAACGTGCGCCAGGGCGACCGGGTGCGCATCCGCGTGGGCAACCTCACCATTACCAACCACCCGATCC
This sequence is a window from Rhodoferax sp. WC2427. Protein-coding genes within it:
- a CDS encoding multicopper oxidase family protein, whose product is MDRRTFFGGAALSAVAAASVSKVALAALPEPVIATTPATAPPLVPPSGRPYNPVVTLNGWTCPWRMNAGVKEFHLVAEPVVREIAPGMQATLWGYNGQSPGPTIEVVEGDRVRIFVTNRLPEHTTIHWHGQRLPNGMDGVGGLTQPQIPVGKTFVYEFVARRPGTFMYHPHADEMVQMAMGMMGFWVTHPRLKTPAIAEVQRDFCFLLNAYDISPGSTTPRPNTMLDQNLWTWNSRAFPGIDTLNVRQGDRVRIRVGNLTITNHPIHLHGHEFVVTGTDGGPVPISARWPEVTTDIAVGQMRQIEFVADEPGDWALHCHKSHHTMNPMGHSVPNMVGVDHRGLVQKIQKLVPDYMLMGERGMADMGEMQMPIPDQTLPMMTGTGPYGPVEMGGMFTTLKVRRDQQPGDYRDPGAYPQPPGTRAFEWTGSLTEPERPAAAVPAEALQVRKPGADPHHGH